The sequence CACTTATCAATGTCTTTACTGCCAGTCTATCTGGTTGGCTACTGGGGATGAGTTTTGGAATGTTCACTCTCGCTATCCAGTCAATTAGCAAGAGTCGCTCAGTAGCAATCAGCTTAGGTAGTGGCATAGTAGCAACTACCTATATCGCCAATGTTGTCTCCAAGCTTGTTGATTATCTTGAATTTATTAGATACCTATCACCTTTTTATTATTTCAATGACTCCAATATTCTTCGAAATGGTCTAAGGGAATTGTCAATTGTCCTAATCGTATTGCCAATAGTATTTTATCTGATAGCATATTTCTCATTTCGCAAACGCGATACAGGAGTGTAAATCAGTCTGGTCCCTAGGAAAAACCCAGGGACCAGATTATTTAAGGCTATTAGGCTCTCCTAATAGCCTTTATAGCTACTGCTGTCGCAAATGCGACAGCAGTAGCTATAAACACCCTCTTTGCTGACATCTTTTCACCTCCCTTCCTAGGACTTTTGACAATCAGCCTGTGAGGCATGGTAGACCCACACGCCTCACAATAATATTCGTCTAAATTGGAGGAAGCATAAGTATACTCCCTCCAACCGCAAGCCACGCACTCTACCAGAGTGCCTGGCTGAATGATTGTAGGCATTTTATTTCCCTTTCTTTTAAAGATTTAAAAAAATCTTTATCTATAAAATAACTCTATTACCTATTGATTGCAAGCATAAGCAAAATTATTGGTAGCCTAACAAAATCTTCCACCTCATAAAACCCACTTTTTGTCGCCCTTTGAAACTTGTCCTTCTCCCGTCATCCTCCGAAACCCAGAGAATTTACGGGCACTTACCTATTAGTATTTAAGGGATCCAACATTTCTGTATTTCCTAGGGATTTAATTCAAATACTTTGGAATATTACGCAGAAATGAAGATCACCTTCCTACTCCCTAGCTCGGGTAAACTGCTCCTCCATCGTCGGGTTACCCCTGGTCAGACGCTTGATCGTGGTATCCTGAAGCTTATTATTGGCTAGCCGATAATTGTTCTCGGAGGAGAGCAGAGCTTCTTTGGTCTTTTCGAGCTGTCTAATTGTCTTATCGATACCTTCAATTGCTGTCTGAAATTTCCTCTTTCCTAGATCATAATTCCGGGCAAAAGCCTGCTTGGCAATCTCTAGATTTTCCTCAAAATTTGATATATCAATATTTTGAGCCCTGACTTGGGCCAACTCGGCCTTGTATCCCATAGTCCTCTGTGCCGCATTGCGTAATAGGGTAATAATAGGGATAAAAAACTGAGGACGAATCACATACATCTTGGGAAATAGATGCGAAACATCGATAATCCCCGTATTGTAAAGCTCACTATCTGGCTCCAAAAGCGAGACTAGGACTGCATATTCACAGCCTTTTTTGATTCGATTTTGATCAAGCTTGGTCAAAAAATCATCATTCTTTTTCTTAGTAGCAGTCTGATCAGCCTCGTTTTTCATCTCAAACATAATCGAAATAACTTCATTACCATCTTGATCAAATTCTCGATAAATGTAGTCCCCTTTACTACCCTCTGAGGCATCATTGTCCTTACCAAAGCTTGCATTCTGAAAACCTGTTGCCCGTAGCTTCTCGAATTCCATTTCACAATGTTGCTCCAATGTTTCACCAAGCATCTTGGTTGAAAGCCTGGCCTTCATATCTTTGCGCAATTCAATCTCTTCGTCTTTGAGTCTGATGATATCATCTTTGGTCTTGAGCTCTGCTTGGTATTTTTGACTCAAAGTTGAAGCTAGCAATTGCTTTTCATGGTCTTTTGCTATTAATTCACTTGAGAGCTTATCTCTTTGTTTTTCAAGAATAGCTAAAGCTTCAGTGAGCTCCAATTTTTTCTCCACCTCAATGGTCTGAAGTTTGGCTAAAAGTTTGGTTATCTCGGCATCTTTTTCTGCTCGAACATTACTGATCAATGCTTGATCTTGCATTTTCAATTCTACGAGTTCAGATTCTTTTCTTGCCAAATCAGCTTCCAGCTGTATCCTGACCGCTTGTTCAGCTAGCTTGATTGCATCTTCTTTTTCCCTCTTTGCAGTATCTAGATGTTTGGCTAATTCTTCTTCAAACTGATGGTTTCGAACTTGCCTGACAATATCAGCATACCCAGCCTGATCAATCTTGAAAGCTTTCTTGCAATGTGGGCAGATTATTTCATTTGTCATTTCTTATTCCTCCTTAATCAACCAATATGGTCTCACCTATACTAACCCTATTGTGAAAAATGTTGACTTATTTGACCGAACAAAATTCATACTATTTAATATATCATACTTGCCTCATATTTGCTGGAGATTATCGGTGTTATTATCCTCCAAGACCCGATCCTTTTGTTATCCTTCCGTAGGACAATCGGGGGGATCCACTTCTACTGAGATCTGAGTAATCACTTGATACGGTATGCCGGATCTCGCATAATCTCCTTCGGAGATTTGGAAGATGACGAGAGGAGGGTTTACAAGGCCTCGGGAAATGACAAGGCGATGCCAAGAACCTTACCTAGAAAGCAAATCTATCACCTCAAGATCTTGCTAAGCACCTTGCCCTTAGCTAATTCATCAACCAGTTTATCCATATAACGAATCTCTCGCATCAAAGGCTCCTCAATCTCTTCTACCCGAATACCACAAATCAATCCTGTGATTAATTTTCGTCTAGGATTTAGTGCTGGAGCATCAGCAAAAAATTTTTCAAATGTTATTGCTAGATCAATTTGTTCCTTCAATTCTGCCAAGCTATAACCAGTTAGCCAAACAATCACTTGATCGAGCTCTTGTTTACTCCTTCCCTTTCTCTCGATCTTGGCCAAATATAATGGATAGACACTAGCAAAGGTCATAGTATAGATTCGATTATTTTGCATAAGCTTATCTTACATATTAACTACCAGATAATCAATAAACTATAATCTAGTTACCCTCTAGCATTCCTTATATTTAGAAAAATATAGCCAAAGAGATTGAATAGCTCCCCTTCAAATAGTATGCTAAAAGTATCATTAAGCAATAGGAGGAAAATGAGTGTAAAGCTAACCAGCTATATCAATCTAAATGGTAATGCTACCCAAGCACTGAAGTTCTATCAGGATATCTTTGGTGGAACTATTCAAAGTGATACTTTTCAAGAATTCAACCAACGGTCAAATAATGCGATGCCCGTACCAGACCAGGACAAAGACAAAATTATGCATGCCACTCTGACAGGAGAATATATCGAGCTAATGCTATCTGACGTCCCTAGTACATGGACAGATCAAAGCAATCAGTCCAATATTGTCCTCGCACTCAATGGCGATGATCATCAATTGATCCAAGAGTATTGGGAAAAGCTTGCTCAGGGAGGCACTATTGATCAACCCCTAGAACAAGCCCCTTGGGGTGACTATTTTGGCTCATTGGTAGATCAATTTGGCGTACGCTGGATGGTGGATATCTATAAAGCAAATTAATAGATTATGAACCCTTCCTCAGCTGCTATTTTACCTTTAGTTATCCTTGTATTAGCAATTGACACATATTGCTTGATTGATATATACAAGCATAATTCATC comes from Candidatus Saccharibacteria bacterium and encodes:
- a CDS encoding DUF2130 domain-containing protein, whose product is MTNEIICPHCKKAFKIDQAGYADIVRQVRNHQFEEELAKHLDTAKREKEDAIKLAEQAVRIQLEADLARKESELVELKMQDQALISNVRAEKDAEITKLLAKLQTIEVEKKLELTEALAILEKQRDKLSSELIAKDHEKQLLASTLSQKYQAELKTKDDIIRLKDEEIELRKDMKARLSTKMLGETLEQHCEMEFEKLRATGFQNASFGKDNDASEGSKGDYIYREFDQDGNEVISIMFEMKNEADQTATKKKNDDFLTKLDQNRIKKGCEYAVLVSLLEPDSELYNTGIIDVSHLFPKMYVIRPQFFIPIITLLRNAAQRTMGYKAELAQVRAQNIDISNFEENLEIAKQAFARNYDLGKRKFQTAIEGIDKTIRQLEKTKEALLSSENNYRLANNKLQDTTIKRLTRGNPTMEEQFTRARE
- a CDS encoding DUF2200 domain-containing protein, giving the protein MQNNRIYTMTFASVYPLYLAKIERKGRSKQELDQVIVWLTGYSLAELKEQIDLAITFEKFFADAPALNPRRKLITGLICGIRVEEIEEPLMREIRYMDKLVDELAKGKVLSKILR
- a CDS encoding VOC family protein, whose translation is MSVKLTSYINLNGNATQALKFYQDIFGGTIQSDTFQEFNQRSNNAMPVPDQDKDKIMHATLTGEYIELMLSDVPSTWTDQSNQSNIVLALNGDDHQLIQEYWEKLAQGGTIDQPLEQAPWGDYFGSLVDQFGVRWMVDIYKAN